From a single Candoia aspera isolate rCanAsp1 chromosome 2, rCanAsp1.hap2, whole genome shotgun sequence genomic region:
- the IFRD2 gene encoding interferon-related developmental regulator 2, with product MPRSRRGEGSRRGGRGARSNPKMESPASDDEAASEVLSHYSSASESASIAEEMTGGEAVDEQAQQEEMEDKLKECIDNVMDKSAKTRQVALESLRLAFSSKTLFDFLLERRFTLTDSLEKCLKKGKGEEQALAATVLTLLCLQMGSGPEGEEVFHSLKPLLITILTDTSASPVARQSCATALGMCCYIAAADMEDLVSCLACLEGIFGTSCSKDASLAPSQHSPLLRILHCNALQSWSLLLTICPSTQIKKILDNHLPKLPLMLSSDNVNLRIVAGETIALLFELARDIEEDFFYEDADLLCTKLKALATDSNKYRAKTDRRKQRSIFRDVLHYIENGECHEETIKFGLECMYVDSWARRRTYNAFKEALGSGVRHHLQNNELLRETFELGPPLVLDAATVKASKISRFEKHLYNSAAFKARTKARSRVRDKRADVL from the exons GTGCTCGTAGCAACCCCAAGATGGAGTCTCCAGCAAGTGACGATGAAGCAGCTAGTGAAGTGCTCAGTCATTACAGCAGTGCCAGTGAAAGTGCCAGTATAGCTGAGGAAATGACAG GAGGTGAAGCAGTAGATGAGCAAGCACAGCAAGAGGAGATGGAAGATAAATTGAAAGAATGCATTGACAATGTGATGGACAAAAG TGCCAAGACACGGCAGGTTGCCCTTGAGAGCCTGCGGCTAGCCTTCTCCTCCAAGACGCTCTTTGACTTCCTGTTGGAACGCAGGTTCACCCTCACAGATTCCTTAGAGAAGTGCCTGAAGAAAG GTAAAGGGGAGGAGCAGGCCCTTGCTGCTACCGTACTTACACTACTGTGCCTTCAGATGGGCTCGGGGCCAGAAGGGGAGGAGGTCTTCCACAGCCTGAAGCCGCTCCTCATCACCATCCTGACTGACACGTCAGCCAGCCCTGTTGCTCGGCAGAGC TGTGCGACTGCTCTCGGGATGTGCTGCTATATTGCTGCTGCGGATATGGAG GACCTGGTATCCTGTCTGGCCTGCCTGGAAGGTATCTTTGGCACTTCATGCAGCAAGGATGCCAGTTTGGCACCCTCCCAACACAGTCCTCTGCTCCGGATATTGCATTGCAATGCGCTCCAGTCTTGGTCGCTGCTTCTCACCATCTGTCCAAGCACCCAGATCAAGAAGATCCTGGACAA CCATTTACCTAAGCTGCCTTTGATGCTCTCCAGTGATAATGTCAACCTGCGGATTGTGGCAGGTGAAACAATTGCACTGCTGTTTGAGCTGGCCCGGGACATAGAG GAGGATTTCTTTTACGAGGACGCTGACCTGCTGTGCACCAAACTAAAAGCCTTGGCCACTGACAGCAACAAGTACCGAGCCAAAACAGACCGACGCAAGCAACGATCCATCTTCCGCGATGTCCTGCATTACATTGAG AATGGGGAGTGCCATGAGGAGACCATCAAGTTTGGACTGGAGTGCATGTATGTTGACAGCTGGGCAAGGAGAAGAACGTACAATGCCTTCAAAGAGGCCCTTGGTTCTGGTGTCAGGCACCACCTGCAG AACAATGAGTTGTTACGGGAGACATTTGAGCTGGGACCGCCACTAGTGCTGGATGCAGCAACTGTTAAAGCCAGTAAGATCTCACGCTTTGAGAAG CACCTGTATAATTCTGCTGCCTTCAAAGCCCGAACGAAAGCAAGGAGCCGTGTTCGAGATAAGCGAGCTGATGTCCTCTGA